In the genome of Herpetosiphon gulosus, the window CAATAATGGCGCTACAGGCTCGATTAGCTGTCATCAAGAAGTTGTTAGTGCCCCCCAGGCAGCGATTGAAACTCCAACGCATAATCAAGGTTTAACTGATTCAGTGACTATTCGAGGATGGTTTGTTGATCTCGCGGCGGTGGCGAATTCAGGGATCAACCAAGTATCCATAACATTAATCAATCAAGAGGCTAGTTACACGCTAGGAAACGCAACGTATGGCTTAGCTCGTCCAGACATTGCGACCCAATTGGGTGATAGCCGTTTTACCAATGCTGGCTACGAGCTAACATTTGATACCCGCGCCTATCCTAATGGCAGTTATACATTGCAAGTTGCTGGCTATAGCACCATGAACAATAGCTGGATGCAGATTGAACAGCCTATTGTAATTGACAACAATTATCCACCACATCAGCCACCGCTCCAAACCCCAAACAACGGAGCGATTTTGAACGATTATGCTGTGAATTTCAGCTGGCTTGATGCAGGCGATCCTGATAATCGTCCATGGCCGTATCGTGAATTTATGTTGAAAGTTACCAATAGTGATCAATCTTGGGAACACATTACTGATTGGCAGACTGCAACGAGCGCTCAGCTTAACTTGCCGTATGATGGCACATATCAATGGCAAGTCCAAGCACGTGATGGTCACTTACTCAGTGGGTGGTCGAATCCATGGCATCTAACAATTGATCAACAAACCAATGTTGTGCATTCAGATACCATGTTAACTGGGCGGGCTGAGTGGGATGGGACAACGATTTTCCTCAAAGTCTGTGGTCAAGGCAGCAAATATCGCTTTCGCAGTGTTGATGTAGATACCAGCACAGTTTTGTGGGATCGAACATATACGGGGTTAACAGGCTGTAGTCCTAACTATCGGGCTGTGATTAATGGTCAAATTGGTCAGCAGTTTCGATTTAATTCAAGTGTCTTTAATGGCAATATTGCCGATGGAGATTTTCTCGCACGTGCCCGCCAAGATACTTGTATGATTGTTGGTCGTGGAATTATTGATTGCCAACAAGGTGCAACCCCGCCAGTTGCCGCAATTCATGAGGCGACTCAAATCCAAGCAGTGGTTGAGCATCAGGCCACTACGGTTAAATCAAGTGTTTGTGGTCAAGGTCGATATTATCGTATTCGCGCCGAATTATTAGAACCCCAACGTCAATTAGTTGATCACACGGCTAGCTTATTTGAGCGCTGTAGTACTCCTGAATCAGTTGCGGCTCGCTTGCAACCTGGCACAACCTTCAGATTATATTCAACCGTGATCAATCAAGCCTTAACTGATCAAGAATTTATGGCGAATGCTCGCCGCGATAGTTGTCGGGTTGATGGATTAGGCCAAATCCGCTGCCTTAGTGGTAATTTGCCCCCTGCTTCATTAGAACAGCAAGATAGCTATACAACGACTAGTCGTTTGCCCGGCTTTGATACCTGCGCAGCTCCGGCGCTAGCAACCATGCGGATTTGGTCAAGGCATAGCCCATATCGCAATATCGGCATCTATATTGGTGGCTCGGCCCGTGCTTGTGCGCAACCGAATCTTACTGCCGATTGGGTCAATCAAACCAGTCAATTGGGCTGGAATTTTATGCCAATTTGGGTTGGTCCTCAGGCTCCCTGTAGTAATTTTCGTTCACGGATGAGTGCTGAGCCGAGTGCTGCTCGCAACCAAGGAATTGCTGAGGCCAATGCAGCGTTAAATGCTGCGCAACAGTTAGGTTTAACCAATCTCGCCAAGGCCAAAGGAATCATCTACTATGATCTAGAGGCGTATCCGACGAACAATCCTAGCTGTCGAGCAGCAGTTAGGGCGTTTATTGATGGTTGGGTGAGCCAATTGCAAGCCCGTGCCAATAAAG includes:
- a CDS encoding glycoside hydrolase domain-containing protein: MRFRQSLYRWGLLLAWLSLVISVFPTSLQASNHTETRLSGQYESAFSGTTIWLRICGNGPKYRFRSTRIHDNAILWDQTYDVAVNGCTPFAYRSIIGAQTGEEFRFYSMVLDQPVNDADFLQRARRHVCYVNNGATGSISCHQEVVSAPQAAIETPTHNQGLTDSVTIRGWFVDLAAVANSGINQVSITLINQEASYTLGNATYGLARPDIATQLGDSRFTNAGYELTFDTRAYPNGSYTLQVAGYSTMNNSWMQIEQPIVIDNNYPPHQPPLQTPNNGAILNDYAVNFSWLDAGDPDNRPWPYREFMLKVTNSDQSWEHITDWQTATSAQLNLPYDGTYQWQVQARDGHLLSGWSNPWHLTIDQQTNVVHSDTMLTGRAEWDGTTIFLKVCGQGSKYRFRSVDVDTSTVLWDRTYTGLTGCSPNYRAVINGQIGQQFRFNSSVFNGNIADGDFLARARQDTCMIVGRGIIDCQQGATPPVAAIHEATQIQAVVEHQATTVKSSVCGQGRYYRIRAELLEPQRQLVDHTASLFERCSTPESVAARLQPGTTFRLYSTVINQALTDQEFMANARRDSCRVDGLGQIRCLSGNLPPASLEQQDSYTTTSRLPGFDTCAAPALATMRIWSRHSPYRNIGIYIGGSARACAQPNLTADWVNQTSQLGWNFMPIWVGPQAPCSNFRSRMSAEPSAARNQGIAEANAALNAAQQLGLTNLAKAKGIIYYDLEAYPTNNPSCRAAVRAFIDGWVSQLQARANKAGVYGSACGSAASDWAQNSYKPDAVWIAAWNRPSYDAQMGVTNLPCVANHLWPNQQRIRQYTGGHRETWGGVTLNIDVNALDGIVATAQANYATLNHKHKLQSEPSITLIQDPFELRSIRLVAPNQGWIIRNQQLQWTDDNARTWRTITPAWSNQIIHQVAFSDSVHGWIVSSPNPDDSAGAINLWQTADAGQTWQTHVITTINDLVSQGMPTLHDLTMLDRNQGWMTLKYASSSNFSYGVLLKTSDAGTTWQAYPLPVAGTVTMVDASQGWLIAHPTNAQLYRTIDGGVTWQPHSSIGTVEPQAQLYIAEIKQLDTGELALVVIETTDQKHTISLRISSDAGLTWHGTQSMTLDQPFDSIDQLPIEIVSAQQWLIGAPVLANSLPAQLYDLDFIDQDHGWAYTRNGECDGLRCAVETELWTSQDGGLTWELIDLPAQHVYLPTILR